In Lactuca sativa cultivar Salinas chromosome 5, Lsat_Salinas_v11, whole genome shotgun sequence, the DNA window tacatatcatcctaaacataaggtgagtaattgtaaacGAAATTGCTTGTTTGACCAGCGTAGTCAGCGACAAGTGGCTTTGTAAAATTTGTGAAAGTGACTAGAGAAAAGAATTGATACTCACACTGAAATCACATTCATGGAAAAATAGTTAAGTTAGATTTCGTTGGGAAACAAATGTCGTGGGTTTCAAACATTTGATCAAAACCACTCATACGAAAGAATGTGATTTGGAGTATACAAAACTTTGGTACAGAAACAAGTGTTTCGTAagaatctggaacaaagttccccgtcaattccttattaAGTTCGGATATTTGGGTTTCACTtgcatcacggtctcatgatttAATATCATTAACATAGATTTTTTGACATGTTTAAGTCACAATTGGTTTGATGAATGACCTCTTGAACATGTGTCTTTGTGTGTGAAATGTGTTaagaaattttgtgatgaaaagaTTGGTTAAGATTCGAATGTACCTCTATTATATATAGACCAAacagataactcttaactcatttgagaagagtaaggtagctcattggACTAATGCGAACGTAAGCCTAATTTGGAAGAAACTTTGGTATGAAAAATTTCATTAAGAATTTCATAACACACATAGAGTCAGTTGAGGCTTGAGTCGACATGCAGCAGTATGCTTCTAGGGATATCTTAACTAGTACAAAGATTTAAGAGaattaccttcccatagaaacacagGCATGACTGTTTGAAGAATTGTTGTGAAAACATTCTTGAAAACCTAAAATAATAACAAAGTAaccaaaaatctttttggattttctatttttgaagatatatatatatatatatatatatatatatatatatatatatatatatatatatatatatatatatgattttgaatttttcgaGAAATAAAACATGcaacaaaagaaaatctttttgatatttttgatttttcgaaaattaataaaacaatatttttggtttttcagTTAAACAAAATCTTAAACAAACGAAAAGAAATGATAGTACCAAGAACGcgaaaagttttagtttcattATACGAAAACGAAGCGTGTCGAAGCCTCTTAACACACAGTAACCTATGAATGGTTCAGACAGCAAGCCTCTGAATCAACACCTTTTTCACCAACAACATTTCGTTAATTTTGATTATTTGATACGAGTACCGAATTCGCATCTAACattcccaaacctgctaaaattctcacGGAAGATTTTTCATCAAGTGGTTTAgtgaaaatatcagcaagttgattAGTActtttcacaaaatgaacttcaatgttaccatcttccacatgatcttttataaaatggtaacgaagagcaatgtgtttcgTTTTCGAATGTTGtattggattatgacaaatgcgaatagcactttgtgaatcacagtACAAAGGaaactttttcatattaattgcataatcacgcaattgactttgaatctaaatgatttgagaagtgcaagcagcagcagaAATGTATTCAACTTCAGCAGTAGAAATAgctacacaagtttgtttctttgacgaAGAACTTACCAACTTCACATCCAGTAATTGACATCCTCCACATGTACTTTTTCTGTCGAGAGTACATCCACCAAGGTCTGAATCTGAAaaggcttgaatgaaaaatccagatttcgaaggataccacaatcccaaCGAAactgttcctttgagataacgaaAAATATTCTTTATAGCTGTTGAATgtggttctcttggatttgcttgataccttgcacaattgcacatagaaaacatgatatcatgtctacttgcagttaaataaagtagagaacctatcatgcttcgaaaCTAGGTAAGATCAATAGCAGGTGAATCTAACGAAGGTGTTAACTCCgttcctactgccattggtactcttagcttcgtgctattagtcattccaaacttttcaagaaaattatttgtgtatttttcttggttaatgaaaattccttctctgctttgacGTATATTTAACCCAAGAAAAttgttaatttttcccatcatgctcatttcgaatttaCTCTTCATCAAATTCTCGAATTCACTAGACAAAGTtgggtcagtagagccaaaaataataccGTCAACTTAAAATTGAACTAGAattagatgatccccaactttcttaCGAAATAATGTGCGATCagctgatccttgtttaaattttgactgttttaagaaattggtaagagttgcataccatgctcttggtgcttgttttaacccatacacAGCCTTATCTAAaatgtaaacatgattaggatattcttcattaacgaaacctggtggttgttcaacatatactgTTTCTTTGAGCTCTCCATTCAATAATGCACATTTGaaatccatttgataaacatcaaagtctttgtgtgctgcataggctaaaaatattcgaacagcctcgagtctagcgacaggggcaaaggtttcttcatagtcgataccttcttgttgcgaataacatTTAACTATAAGCCTAACTttgtttcgaataatattgccctCTTTCTcggtttaattttttaaattccaTTTTAGCCCGACAATCGAAACATCATTAGGTTTTGCAACAAGTCTCCAAACCTTGATTCGTTCGAATTCAacaagttcagattgcatagaaagaacccaatctgagtgttctaTAGCAAACTTAACTGtgtttggctctattttcgaaataaaaacattaacatGAAAAATTCTTGATTCGTATTGAGTACCtaatttttcgcacgaatttgagctctagcTAAAACTCCATCTTGTGGATTTCCTATAATTTGCTCTTTTGGATGATTCTtcttccatttctcaagtggtggatatgatggatcaaattccaatggtgcatcttcgtacatttcttcattttcagTACCTGCCACAGAAATATtatcataaaattcatgaaattcatcattttgatcaatattaattgcatatgtatcatcatgctccccctcaacatgattatcattttgatgctccccctcaaattcATGATTCATACTactattctccccctcaaaaggATGCTCCCCTCAACATTTAGAGGAATAGACGTATGTTCCCCTTCCATACGAACATCTAGCATACTTTCGCCATTTACAGTAGTATCCGAACTGagtgttgaatcatcagtatgttttgatgaTTCGGGTGTTTGATTATCATCAGCATGAACTTCAGCATCAATTGCCCTATCTGGAACACCAAAAATgagatcataatcaaaatcaattgAATTATCATTCTCAGTTTGATTGTTTGATTCAGCAAGAATTAGTTTTTGTTCAAACTTTCTTTCTACTTGTTTAACATAGTCATCATCAAAGGtaagattaaaagtttcttcaactttgcgAGTTCGTTTGTTCAACACTCAATATGCAACAAAAGTATgtgaatatcccaaaaatatgccttcatcagctttagcttgaaactttgAAAGATTGTCTTTAAGATTCATGATGAAacatctgcaaccaaaaacatggaaaaatttgacattaggtttccgattatttattatttcataaggagtgatattaaatcttttatgaataaaagaacgattctgagtaaaacatgttgttgaaacggcttcagcccaaagatactgaggaagattcgcatatgtcaacattgttcttgctGCCTCACACAATGATttgtttcttctttcaacaacaccattttgttgtgttgtatatggtgatgagaaattatgcgaaattcctttttcaGTTAAGAACAAATCCAGTATCTTATTCTTAAACTCGGACCCATTATCACTCTTTATTCTACGAACATTCTTTTTCAGACTCATCtctatctttttgataaaatcaatcattgtttgagctacttcagattttaacctaagaaaaaatacccatgtgaaacatgaaaaatcatcaactataaccaaaaTGTACCGTTTCTTGTTAATTGTTTCAACAGTCGAAGGTCCACAaaggtcaatatgaagaagttccaatggttcaacaATTTTTGGGTCTATCACGATAGGATCTCCTTTGCGATGTTGTTtgccttgttcgcaagctgcacaaagagtattattatcaaattttaacaCATGAAGACCACGAACTAAATCTTCTGTAACCAACTTGTTTAGATTTCGAAAGTTTAAATGTGATAAACgtctatgccataaccaactgacaTCACTTGAAGCTTTCGAAAGTAGACAAACAGATGGTTTGCCCACTATTGGTTTAATATCCAATGTGAACATGTCGCCATATCGTTTTAATTTTAGCAATACTTCAATCGTCTCGACTTTTGAGATTATACTCCCTTCTTCGTTAAACACCACTTGATTTTCAagtgcccacaactaattgtgaaacactaatcaagttatgttgaagaccttccaaATATGCAACGCGATTTACTGTGAATTGCccattgtaacatccccctctgtcACGTAACACAATATTATCCGCTtagggccactcggcacgaggacttcccagagggtcacccatcctggtactactcccgcccgagcacgcttaactgcagagttcttatgggatctgctgtcctcacggctttaaaacgcgttgtgacaaggaaggtatccacaccccttataaggagtgtttagttctccttccaagccaatGTGGGATCAGGtacaacccaccttcaccccccaatatagggttcgacgtccctgtcgaacacatcgacccgtgccccagctctgataccatttgtaatatccccctctagcacgtatcacaatattgtcagctttgggccactcggcacgaggacttcccagggggtcacccatcccagTACTACTcctgcccgagcacgcttaactgcagagttcttatgggatctgctgccctcacgactttaaaatgcattgtgacaaggaaggtatccacaccccttataaggagtgtTTAGTTCTCTTTCAAAGCCAATGTGGGATCAGGTGACAACCCGAAAACTTCTACCCGATACATCTAGTTAGTTAATCTAAGTTAAACTCATTTCTATTAACTCGTAGCACTGATTAAGGCCTCATTTAAGGTTGTAAAGCCTGGTGTACAACCAAAGTTTGAACTAGGGATGGGTTGGTTAAAGATTTAGGGTTGCAAATAGGCCAAACACTCCATCAAAaggagtgtgtggccacacacatgagtgtgtggccgcacacccgagtgtatggttGCACAcacgagtgtatggccgcacacatgagtgtgtggccgcacacccgagtgtatggccacacacccatcctccagccgcacactcatccCTATTTATATAGGGTGACCCTTTCACTCATTCCTTTCATTGGGCTgaactctactttctctctctaaaaacttcatccaagaacactctaagggCCTCAATAACGTGAAGAATTCCATCATTTAGCTTGTTATACAGGTAAAACACATAAATCTAAGCCCGAAACTCttcatgttcttcgtgttttcatcacttgaaggtgtacggccgcacaacTTCATAAGGTGGCCATACACACCTATaaaaccctccaaagtgagagttttggCCCTCTATCTTTTAGTTGGACTTGTTTTGAGCCTTGAAACACTTGAAAATCGACGTTTGGAGCATAAACaaagagtgtacggccgcacactcccgtGTGCAACCACACATACACCTTGGACGCACACTCTgaccgcacacaccctctgtccggccgcacactcctgtgtgcaaCCACAGACACAGCCTGGCCGCACAtccatggccgcacacaccttaaaGGTGGCCATACATCCACCTCATGCAATCCTTTAGGGCTCTAACACTTAGTACAAGTAGTCCCAAGTTCCTAGAGTGGTTCTCCATCACATGTAGTGGTGAAATACCTCcatttgactcctttatgtgtCATTGCATGTATTTTAGGATCAAAttgtgttcaaggcttcacttgaacatccaGCATTTCATGTCGATCCTTCATTCAAATCACCcgaggtgacttcatacccctatgctttttctgagtttttcatgtttttagggtgggaatacaagcaaaagtacaaggaaacttgtgctcaaatatattattttgcttaatataattatattttcagtatgctttTAAATACGGAAAAAAATTTTACCAACTGATTAAGAAATCAACacgtagaaacagttttcaaaactagaaCAATGAACGTGTGAATCATGTAGTAAAATCTATTATcttataaaggattcatgcaaatcataaacaggattttatgtattattatttgtaaatttttttAGGCTAAATTTGAGACacatccttggtaacactcccacagaatcagagtgtaggactagcacttgtgaccagagtctcttgtagggagagtgtgactgttgtgtgtagatctatacgggactgacaatctcacacctcactgctagctacagtcagaccGGCAGGTTTACGGGTTACAAAGTCATTAAGGATACAAGCCGTTCTGGGCTATATCCAGTCAGTTATGGTCATGAAACTCAAAACTTAGGTAGCagagatttacttttgtaataatgaatcaagtgaactaacctcTAAGTAATAACCCATTTAATTACTGGAGGGTATTAATAATAATACCTTCAGGACTTAGTTCCTCACGGTTTTCTTttgtttagttttatttatgtaataagactaATATACCTCTATGGGTGTAACCAggttttttaaaagaaaactgcTTTTATCAACacgagtatggtagatacttgcaaaCCTCAGTTTAAAATGGATAATCAACCATCAACCTTTagggaaaatataagattttcctgggataaaccGGCTATTCAAAACGGATTGTTTTACAACCaacggatattcatattcattccacgacACATTGGATTGTACATGTTCTGTATGAACCTGGAAATCATGGAATGAATGGTTTTTCAAACAtgcttttcataaaaaaaaatataggattttcttgaggaacacttttcaaaaggaatcaaagaacacttttccaccaaaactaaatgcttatgaactcaccagctttatgttgatattctttcaaaatggcttgtattctcagggaattagtagacaggtGTTTCCAGGAGTTCGGAGAAGTCAGAGCATTAGAGTCGCATCTTTACTATTTTACTTTTGATATGAACaaaactatgtattaaacaatgtaaacctTTTTATAGATGTATTCAAtgtctggttgtgtttactatgcttgctatgatacaattgttgtgatactacgcatgacgtcagccacccccgaacgtttccgtcgtccggtttggggtgtgacacacattTGTTACTTtgccatatcctttcacttgatattttttattattaccaAGCTTCACTACTCCAGCATTTTCAATACTTTGAAAATCTCTTAATTTCtccttccttccagtcatgtgacgtgagcaaccactatcaatataccatttcgtatcatattgctcaTCACATAGTACCTGCATTTAATTAAAGAATTTAGGTACCTAAGGatttttgggtccttggttattagtTTGAAACAAGGAGTGAATTTTAGAACTAAAAGCCCAAGTTCGAATTTTTGCTGTTATACTATCAATTAAATCAGCATCATTATCTTAAGATATTGAAATATAATTTTTTGATAGTTTTGGATTTTCATTAGATTGCACCTCAGGCTTCTCAATTCTTGTTAATTTGTTGATTGGTTTCCATCTCTGTACCGGAATATTTGAATCTTGAGAAGATAAACTTCTAGTTGTTGACTCATTCAAATACTTTTCATAAGCTATTTTGATCTGAACTTGAGAAAACCTCCCAGACTGATACCTTTTGCCTTGTCCTTCAAGCCAATTATTGATAGAATGAATTTCTGATTTTTCATTTGAACATGaaacttttttttgttttgtgattgaaggatttggaaaatttggctttTGTGGAGTAAATGTAACTTTTGActtgaaagttttttttggaaCTTGTTGACTATTCATTGATTTTCGAACATTGTTAAGTTTTTGATCATTCACAACCAGGTGTGATTTCTCATACTTTCGAATGTTATCAAATTTTTGAATATGTGCAACCTTTTGGTTTATTGGATATTTGTCTATTATACTCATTGGATGATGAAAAGATGTGTCTTTTTGTTTTTCTGTGACAATTGGTTTTTGAGAACTCTTAGTTTTTGAAGAATTTGAGAATTTAGATTTTGAAACACTAACTGATTCATACGAAACGTTGGATTTAGTCAGAGCGGGTTTTTCGTTAGACACCACTTGCCAAAAAATTACTTTTCGTGCCTTTCTGTTCTTTTGAAAAGTTGTTAACAAGCACTTTGAATTCGTTTGAATTGAGTTTCACAATTGGAGTTGAATAAACAACTTCTTTTGTAACAACTTCTTTTGTAACAACTTCTTTTGTAACaacatctttttctttttctgattTAACAACCCATGTTTGTTTtgagttttgtttttaaaaaacatATGAATTCTTAGTGAGATTGTTTTCAACTAtgttttgatttgaaaagaatcctcGATCAGTTGAATGCTTATTGTCTTCTTCGACCAATTTGTTGAATTCGGGCTTGACGTTCTAAACATTCCCAGTTGTGACAAATACGTGATTTGGAAAAACTACATCATCTGTGCATGTAAAATTCGGATACACGACAGTATGAGTTTCCAAATAGTGAGAACCTTTTTCATTCATCACCTTGTCAAATTTTCCAATTTCTCCATAAAATTGTTCAACAACAACTCTTGGAATTGAAGTTTTAGTTGAAACTTTCCTTTCTGTTTTACAAACATTCGAAGCTTTGATTTCTTCCTCCTCATCATCACTACTATCTGTCTGACTGTCTCGAACTTCCACATCATCAAAGTCAAAAAATTTCGAAGTATAGGGTTTTCCAATGTCATCCTCAACCATCGAATCATTAACAATTTCCTTACCTTTAGCCTTAGATGTGATGTTAATGATAGACAACTAAGAACAATCAATACTTTCTTCTTCATCAATTTCACTGATTTCGCTGAGATTATCCAAATTCTCATCGACATCAGCAAAATTGAGTTGTGAATCAAGTTTCGAATGTttagttcttttcaaaattttcactaGTTCAtcttttgtcaaactttcattaacaatattaaccaattcatcagcattTAAAAACCCATCTATCTTAACAACGCCATATGCAAACCTATCATCTAGTACTTTGTTAAAATCAGCTATTatgttttcacaatcatatgacaTGACATCAACTTTTTCTCTTTCCAATGCAAGAAAAGGCAATAGTTTacgatgttgttctttgctaatttcaaaagaatgatgtaatgttgttaattttgcatacaaccgTTTTGTAGAATTACAATAGATGTTACGttgatccaacaacattattacATCTTTATCTAGATTCTCTCTATCACGATTGACATTTCCTAATTACAACTCTAGATACTCTACCCTGCAACGTTTCGTGTCTAGCAACTTTTGAGGCTCTagcaattgattattaagtttcttTGCCTcgttactagcagacacaacaatAGCATCAAAGTAAGCAACAGTATCATGAAAATAAATTATTTCAGAATCATATGCATGGCACCATGAGTAAGATGTCTCATTTCCTCATCATCAGACCCGGATGACCAAATCTGATAAGTACCACTTTCTTCATCTTCAGTCTCTCCTCTTGCCACAAGAGACAATCCCTTGGCCTTCTCACGAACTTCCTCCAGTTTTTCAGCATAGTATGCTTCGTCCTTCACTCTATTCTTCTTTTCCTCTTTCTTTTGAAGCATACAATCAATTTCAAAGTGATTCTCACCATTGCAGTAATGACAATCTACACCAGGATCTCCTTTCAATTTCTTTTCTGCCTTAAACTCTTTGACTTTGTCATCATTCTTCTCAGgcttttcaaatttatttttctcTTCTACACCAGACTTCGTAAGATATCCTTTCATCTCACTCTGCTTTCCCTTAGAATttaaaggctttttgaaaaacttcttaactcgATTATTCGAATAAAAAGCAATAGCTTCATCATCCGAATTCAAGAGGAAACCTTCTTTATCTGAATTCTCCTTTTCATCAAATTCCACCTCAGACACTTTCAAAACCAGAGCTAGTGGTCCTCCTAAACTCTGTTTCATTTCTTCCATTATCTCAGACACTTCActttcgtgtgtcttcagctgatCGTAAACATCATTCAAAGAAGAAGTATCAAAGATCTGTTGATTTTTCATCATACTAACACTCCTCCGTTCCTTCCTAAGTCCCATAACAAAAGTAAGATTATACTCCATTATAGACCTTATGATTCCATAGCGATTACATCTGTAGATCAAcacattcagacgatcatagtaaactTCAATTGTTTCAGTTTCCTTCTGTTTGAACTCTTTCAGCTTAACCAAATATTGCTTAATAAAATTGATCTTAGTCTTCTCGCTTCCTTGATACTTTTCCTTGAGAGTATTCCAGATACCCTTAGTAGTTTTACAACCACGAATGTACTTATAAACAACAGGTGGCAAAGCACCTCTCAGTTCTCTCATACAACGCTTTTCGTGTTTCTCCAGTCTTGTTTGTTGATCTTCAACAACAGAAGTAGTTCTAGATGAACCAATATTTTGAACATTCGATGAAGGTTGAATTGTtcctttgatgcaattccataattcttcatccagACCATTCAAGTAGTCTTCCATACGATCAGCCCATTGATCGTAGTATTCTGGAATCAgcattggaattttggttgatgATCCGAGCAGATGAGAATACGaagtcattgtgttcatgttgaagttctcCATTGATGAGCACACGAGAAAAAATTCATAAATCAcagaaaacttgatgaatttgagatTTGATTAAACGAATTGATCAGAAACTTATAATCGATCACTCGATTATACAATTTGAATGCAGAATCTAATCAAATCTGTAGATCAAACGTGATTTTTAGAACCAAAAGTGCGGAAACTTTTGATAAAAAGATGGCTCAAAATCAGATGATTCAGAAAGAAAATCAGATCAATGCAGtttgattcctgctctgataccaattgttgaagaATTGTATACGCAAAATCGATTAAGAACAAGATTAATCAATGTAATGAACTCATAAAGTAAATAAGACTTTGAAGTTTCTATTACTCTTAGTAAGCTTGATTACAAAACATAGACTACGAAATCTGCAAAACTCATTAGTCTAAACCAaagctcagtccctatttataggaaacatgagaGTACAAAAAATACGAAGTCTGGAACCTTTACGCTTCGTACAAAAGTGACTTAGTAAATACATTACATAAGAAATAGACTAAACACAATTCGACTCTTTACAAGACTTCGACCCTTACACTGCAAACCCACTTCTATGACCCTTAACTTGCACTACAATCGAGTATAGACCTAGGacacttcatggatgcaagtatggaccttgaaaacacTACAAAGGCACCTCTcatcatgagtgtacggccgcacacccatggccgcacacacctttaagttggccatacacctccctcatgcaatcctttaaggtcctaacacttagtgcaagtagttccaagtctctagagtggttctccatcacatctagtggtgaaataccttcatttgactcttttatgtgtcattacatgttaattaGGATAAAATCGTGTttaaggcttcacttgaacaccCAGTTTTTCGTATCGATCCTTCAATCAAACCACttacccgaggtgagttcatacccctacattttccatgttttaatgtttttagtggggaatacaagccaaaatcaaagtactttattaagttttaaacatATTAATACAATCTAATGATTTCCACGTTTGATAACATATTCGGATATTTTATCAATTTTTGGTAATATGTTGAGCACAAGGGAAACTTTTATTTTGGAAATCTAATTTCAtagctttcagaaaggtttttacaaagtattttccatatcaactctaataaaccataatgggtatagtttgggataacccTCTAAACAGTCTCTACCAAATCACATTTCATGGAC includes these proteins:
- the LOC111915535 gene encoding uncharacterized protein LOC111915535 — its product is MENFNMNTMTSYSHLLGSSTKIPMLIPEYYDQWADRMEDYLNGLDEELWNCIKGTIQPSSNVQNIGSSRTTSVVEDQQTRLEKHEKRCMRELRGALPPVVYKYIRGCKTTKGIWNTLKEKYQGSEKTKINFIKQYLVKLKEFKQKETETIEVYYDRLNVLIYRCNRYGIIRSIMEYNLTFVMGLRKERRSVSMMKNQQIFDTSSLNDVYDQLKTHESEVSEIMEEMKQSLGGPLALVLKVSEVEFDEKENSDKEGFLLNSDDEAIAFYSNNRVKKFFKKPLNSKGKQSEMKGYLTKSGVEEKNKFEKPEKNDDKVKEFKAEKKLKGDPGVDCHYCNGENHFEIDCMLQKKEEKKNRVKDEAYYAEKLEEVREKAKGLSLVARGETEDEESGTYQIWSSGSDDEEMRHLTHGAMHMILK